From Cydia splendana chromosome 4, ilCydSple1.2, whole genome shotgun sequence, one genomic window encodes:
- the LOC134789508 gene encoding survival of motor neuron-related-splicing factor 30, with the protein MAEDLRNYNLQLQQVEAALLTDPQNEELLKLKGDLEEVIELTQDLIKTQEGESKASNIHGSSNDDDVTASLLAAEEETEQHAPAQWHVGDKCLAKYKTDGTLYEATIEEITADSLKVKFDGYTSLETVSVYDVKPVGSGLKRRLSSDESKHGKGYNREYLKKKKQKKQQRFKQIEEERESEKNKWLSFHTKASKKPGVRNKSIFASPDNLTGRVGIGTCGISGQPMTNYTPGEKWKKGG; encoded by the exons ATGGCTGAAGACTTAAGAAACTATAATTTACAATTACAGCAG GTTGAAGCGGCACTGTTAACTGATCCTCAAAATGAGGAGCTCCTGAAATTGAAAGGCGATTTGGAAGAAGTAATTGAGTTGACCCAAGATCTTATAAAAACACAGGAAGGTGAATCTAAAGCATCGAATATTCACGGTTCTagtaatgatgatgatgttacAGCGTCGCTGTTGGCGGCCGAGGAGGAGACGGAGCAACACGCTCCTGCTCAGTGGCATGTTGGAGACAAATGCCTTGCCAAGTACAAAACTGATGGAAC GTTATATGAAGCAACTATTGAAGAAATAACAGCAGACagcttaaaagtaaaatttgaCGGTTATACTTCATTAGAAACAGTTTCTGTGTATGATGTTAAGCCAGTGGGCTCAGGACTGAAAAGAAGATTAAGTTCAGATGAAAGCAA GCATGGAAAAGGCTACAATagagaatatttaaaaaagaaaaagcagAAAAAACAACAAAGATTTAAACAAATTGAGGAAGAAAGAGAGAGTGAAAAAAATAAATGGCTATCATTTCATACTAAGGCATCCAAAAAGCCTGGAGTTcgaaataaaagcatttttgcatCTCCTGACAATTTGACTGGTAGAGTTGGTATTGGTACTTGTGGTATCTCTGGCCAGCCTATGACTAACTACACGCCTGGTGAAAAATGGAAGAAAGGGGGATAG